In the Maribacter sp. MJ134 genome, one interval contains:
- the hutH gene encoding histidine ammonia-lyase has product MPEIKGRLGIAEFYDVIFNQESISLHEELLNTVEESFNFLKEFSKNKVIYGVNTGFGPMAQYKIKDPETLELQYNLIRSHASGTGNPIDPKYVKAAMLARLNTLSLGNSGVHVSVVKVMSELINKDIIPLIYEHGGVGASGDLVQLAHLALVLIGEGEVFYKGARTPTSKVFKIEGISPIEVRLREGLGLINGTSVMTGIGIVNTIYTRRLLEWVICCSSAINEIVEAYDDHLSYDLNYTKKHLGQREIARSMRSHLEDSTLTRKREHHLYTDNTDVSVFEEKVQEYYSIRCVPQILGPVLDTLNEVERILIEEVNSANDNPIVNVEKQHVYHGGNFHGDYVSLEMDKLKIVVTKMSMLAERQLNYLLNSKLNDILPPFVNLGTLGLNFGMQGVQFTATSTTAENQMLSNPMYVHSIPNNNDNQDIVSMGTNAALITKKVIENAFEVVAIEMITVVQAIEYLDVKDKVSSKTRKMYDAVRNIVPPFKTDKVMYPYVNEVKNYIINHQNKKS; this is encoded by the coding sequence ATGCCAGAAATTAAAGGAAGGTTAGGAATAGCGGAATTTTACGATGTGATTTTTAATCAAGAATCCATATCACTACATGAAGAGCTTTTAAATACTGTTGAGGAAAGTTTTAATTTCTTGAAAGAATTTTCGAAGAATAAGGTCATTTACGGTGTCAACACAGGATTTGGCCCTATGGCACAGTACAAAATCAAAGATCCCGAAACCTTAGAGTTACAGTATAATCTTATTCGAAGCCATGCGTCGGGAACGGGAAACCCCATTGACCCGAAGTATGTAAAGGCAGCAATGCTGGCAAGATTAAACACCCTAAGTCTGGGAAATTCCGGTGTACACGTATCCGTTGTTAAAGTGATGTCAGAATTGATTAATAAAGACATTATTCCCCTTATCTATGAGCACGGAGGTGTTGGCGCAAGCGGGGATTTAGTACAACTGGCACACTTGGCCTTAGTCTTAATCGGAGAGGGAGAAGTCTTTTACAAAGGTGCAAGAACACCGACTAGCAAAGTTTTTAAAATAGAAGGAATAAGTCCTATCGAGGTAAGACTGCGGGAAGGTCTTGGCCTTATCAACGGTACGTCTGTCATGACCGGAATTGGTATCGTAAACACGATTTACACAAGACGTCTGTTGGAATGGGTGATTTGTTGTTCTTCTGCTATCAACGAGATAGTAGAAGCTTATGATGATCATTTGTCCTATGATTTAAATTATACTAAAAAGCACTTAGGCCAGCGAGAGATAGCACGTTCTATGCGAAGTCATTTAGAGGACAGCACCTTAACAAGAAAAAGAGAACATCATCTATATACGGACAATACTGATGTTTCTGTTTTTGAAGAAAAGGTACAGGAATACTATTCCATACGCTGCGTACCGCAAATACTGGGTCCCGTTCTGGATACTTTGAATGAGGTAGAGCGGATTTTGATAGAAGAGGTGAACTCTGCCAATGACAACCCAATCGTAAATGTTGAAAAACAGCACGTGTATCATGGAGGTAATTTTCATGGAGATTACGTTTCCTTGGAGATGGACAAATTAAAGATCGTGGTAACTAAAATGAGCATGTTGGCCGAAAGACAACTCAATTATCTACTGAATTCCAAATTGAACGATATTCTTCCGCCTTTTGTTAACTTAGGAACATTAGGATTAAATTTTGGAATGCAAGGCGTACAGTTTACGGCAACCTCTACCACAGCGGAGAATCAGATGCTGTCCAACCCCATGTACGTGCATAGCATACCTAACAACAACGACAACCAAGATATTGTGAGCATGGGTACTAATGCGGCCCTAATTACTAAAAAAGTAATTGAAAATGCATTCGAAGTGGTAGCCATTGAAATGATTACCGTTGTACAAGCAATAGAGTATCTTGATGTCAAGGACAAAGTCTCATCTAAGACAAGAAAAATGTATGATGCCGTCCGTAACATAGTTCCCCCGTTCAAAACAGATAAGGTAATGTATCCTTATGTAAATGAAGTAAAGAACTATATTATTAATCATCAAAATAAAAAGTCATGA
- a CDS encoding WG repeat-containing protein, whose amino-acid sequence MRKIFTVLLVICFAFSFGQELALVREDGLFGYINTSGEYVIQPQFSKAKSFSEGYAAVEKDKAWGFIDTKGAWAIEPTYDKVKYFNSGYVLVLKDDEWRYIDSAEKELEVPATEKYFDFDDGVAFIRQNEKIGLIGTDGKIVLDPTYEVIKAFRNGHAKVKKGELWGMINTNGKEVIPTAYEEIGNTFNKSGVYGKKGEEFGIIHNGSFNVVEGADKVWNFHGDSGLTYARKDKQIGFVDSKGTWVIAPTFDKARAFSNGLAPVSKDKQWGYIDTKGETVVDFQYRDAEVFAANGLAPVKEKDWGFIDTSGNMIIPTDYSITAGLAFLAGNNDKGFIGELARLKSKKGWGFFNAKGELLGNKWYENAETFVKN is encoded by the coding sequence ATGAGAAAAATTTTTACAGTATTACTAGTCATTTGCTTTGCGTTTTCCTTTGGACAGGAATTAGCGTTAGTCCGTGAAGATGGATTGTTCGGGTATATCAACACATCTGGAGAATATGTTATTCAACCACAGTTTTCCAAGGCAAAAAGTTTTTCAGAAGGTTATGCAGCCGTAGAAAAGGATAAAGCCTGGGGTTTTATAGATACAAAAGGAGCGTGGGCAATTGAGCCCACCTATGACAAAGTAAAATACTTTAATTCTGGCTACGTCCTTGTCCTAAAGGATGATGAGTGGCGCTACATAGACAGTGCGGAGAAAGAATTGGAGGTGCCGGCCACAGAAAAATATTTTGATTTTGATGACGGCGTAGCCTTTATCAGGCAAAATGAGAAAATTGGCTTGATTGGAACGGACGGAAAAATAGTCCTAGACCCCACATACGAAGTTATAAAGGCGTTTAGAAATGGCCATGCAAAGGTTAAAAAAGGAGAGCTTTGGGGTATGATTAATACCAATGGGAAAGAGGTGATTCCTACGGCGTACGAAGAAATAGGGAATACCTTTAATAAGTCCGGTGTTTACGGAAAAAAAGGTGAAGAATTTGGAATCATCCACAATGGTAGTTTCAATGTAGTAGAGGGGGCGGATAAGGTTTGGAACTTCCACGGAGATTCTGGCCTAACCTATGCAAGGAAAGACAAGCAAATAGGTTTTGTTGACTCAAAAGGAACTTGGGTGATTGCTCCTACTTTTGATAAGGCACGCGCTTTTTCTAACGGATTGGCACCAGTCTCAAAAGACAAACAATGGGGCTATATTGATACTAAGGGAGAAACAGTAGTAGACTTTCAATACCGTGATGCCGAAGTTTTCGCCGCAAATGGTCTTGCACCGGTAAAAGAGAAGGATTGGGGGTTTATAGACACCTCTGGAAACATGATCATACCCACCGACTATAGTATTACCGCCGGCCTTGCCTTTTTAGCAGGCAATAATGACAAAGGCTTTATAGGAGAGCTTGCTAGATTAAAATCTAAAAAGGGCTGGGGCTTTTTTAATGCTAAAGGAGAGCTTTTAGGTAACAAATGGTATGAAAATGCAGAAACATTTGTCAAAAATTAA
- the fabG gene encoding 3-oxoacyl-ACP reductase FabG has protein sequence MGEEKVKYALITGGSRGIGRAICVQLAKDLNYPLLINYKQNKEAAEETLAMVRAVGGEGAIIQFDVADGEEVTTKLEAWHEANKNGVIEVLVNNAGITKDGLFMWMSSDDWSSVINTSLNGFYNVTNTLIQKLLVNKYGRIINMVSVSGLKGTPGQTNYSAAKSAVIGATKALAQEVAKRKVTVNAVAPGFIATDMTEDLDESELKKMIPANRFGKPEEVAHVVSFLASDKASYITGEVININGGIYS, from the coding sequence ATGGGAGAGGAAAAAGTAAAATATGCTTTAATTACAGGAGGTTCCAGGGGTATTGGAAGGGCTATATGTGTGCAACTTGCCAAAGACCTGAATTATCCGTTGCTTATCAATTATAAACAAAATAAGGAAGCTGCAGAAGAAACACTGGCAATGGTAAGAGCTGTCGGTGGGGAAGGTGCCATAATACAATTTGATGTAGCAGATGGCGAAGAAGTGACCACAAAGTTAGAGGCTTGGCATGAAGCCAATAAGAATGGTGTTATAGAAGTATTGGTGAACAATGCCGGAATAACGAAAGATGGGCTATTTATGTGGATGTCTTCAGACGATTGGTCTTCGGTAATCAATACAAGTTTAAATGGCTTTTACAATGTGACCAACACGCTTATTCAAAAATTGTTAGTGAATAAATATGGTCGTATTATTAATATGGTCTCCGTGTCCGGACTTAAAGGCACCCCCGGGCAAACTAATTATTCCGCCGCTAAAAGTGCCGTTATCGGAGCTACAAAAGCGCTCGCACAAGAGGTTGCAAAAAGAAAGGTTACTGTAAATGCAGTAGCACCCGGATTTATAGCAACAGATATGACAGAAGATTTAGATGAGTCAGAACTCAAAAAAATGATTCCTGCAAACCGCTTTGGCAAACCGGAAGAGGTAGCACATGTAGTATCATTTTTAGCTTCGGATAAAGCATCATACATTACCGGTGAGGTCATTAACATTAATGGTGGTATATATTCTTAG
- a CDS encoding beta-ketoacyl-[acyl-carrier-protein] synthase family protein has translation MMKRVVITGMGIYSCIGKNLEEVKESLYQGKSGIIYDPVRKEFGFRSSLTGFVAEPDLKKLLSRRQRISMGEESKYAYAATIEALKNAQIEQDFIDGNEVGIIYGNDSTAKSVINSIDTIREKKDTTLVGSGAIFKAMNSTVTMNLSTIFRLTGINLTLSAACASGSHAIGMAYHLIKSGMQDCIIAGGAQEINHLAMASFDGLGVFAMRQDEPTKASRPFDSERDGLIPSGGGATVILESYESAIKRDAPILGELIGYGFSSNGAHISTPNMEGPARAMNKALEDAKLEASAIDYVNAHATSTPVGDANEAKAIFEVFGENGPLVSSTKSMTGHECWMAGASEIIYSMIMMKNNFVAPNINLEKPDEDSAKLNITSKTVDKKIDVFLSNSFGFGGTNSALIVKNVSQE, from the coding sequence CTGATGAAGAGAGTTGTTATAACAGGTATGGGAATTTATTCTTGTATAGGGAAAAACCTAGAAGAGGTTAAAGAATCCCTTTATCAAGGTAAATCGGGTATTATTTATGATCCTGTCCGTAAAGAGTTCGGTTTTAGATCGTCCTTAACCGGTTTTGTCGCAGAGCCCGATTTAAAAAAACTCCTCTCCCGAAGACAGCGCATAAGCATGGGTGAAGAAAGCAAATACGCTTATGCTGCTACAATTGAAGCGTTAAAAAATGCTCAAATAGAACAAGATTTTATTGATGGTAACGAAGTAGGCATTATTTACGGAAATGACAGTACCGCAAAATCGGTCATCAACTCCATTGATACCATAAGAGAAAAAAAAGACACCACATTGGTTGGTTCAGGAGCCATATTCAAGGCAATGAATTCCACGGTAACCATGAACCTCTCTACCATATTCCGTTTAACGGGTATAAACCTCACTTTGAGTGCGGCCTGTGCAAGTGGTTCACACGCTATTGGCATGGCCTATCATTTGATTAAGAGTGGAATGCAGGACTGTATCATCGCAGGTGGCGCCCAGGAGATAAACCATCTAGCCATGGCCAGTTTTGACGGTCTTGGGGTTTTTGCCATGAGACAAGATGAGCCAACAAAAGCCTCGCGACCTTTTGATAGTGAAAGAGATGGACTGATCCCTAGCGGAGGGGGAGCGACCGTTATCCTCGAGAGTTATGAATCTGCTATAAAAAGAGATGCTCCCATTCTTGGAGAGCTCATAGGCTATGGGTTTTCCTCAAATGGTGCACACATCTCTACACCAAATATGGAAGGACCTGCAAGGGCCATGAACAAAGCTTTAGAAGATGCTAAACTAGAGGCTTCGGCCATAGATTACGTAAATGCACATGCCACCTCTACTCCAGTGGGAGACGCTAATGAAGCGAAAGCAATTTTTGAAGTATTCGGCGAAAACGGTCCTTTGGTCAGCTCTACGAAATCAATGACCGGCCATGAATGTTGGATGGCCGGGGCAAGTGAAATCATCTATTCTATGATCATGATGAAAAACAATTTCGTAGCCCCCAACATTAACTTGGAAAAACCTGATGAGGACTCGGCTAAACTTAACATTACAAGTAAAACTGTAGATAAAAAAATTGATGTATTTTTGTCGAATTCATTTGGTTTTGGCGGAACCAACTCCGCTTTAATCGTAAAAAATGTCAGCCAAGAATGA
- a CDS encoding acyl carrier protein, whose translation MTKETIIEKINDFLIDDFEVEEEELVPAANLKDAIGLDSLDFVDLVVAVESNFSVKLVGEDFVNIITLRDFYNLIERKLDQ comes from the coding sequence ATGACCAAGGAAACCATTATTGAAAAAATAAACGACTTCCTCATTGATGATTTTGAAGTAGAGGAGGAGGAATTGGTGCCCGCCGCTAATCTAAAAGATGCTATTGGATTAGATAGTTTAGACTTTGTAGATTTAGTAGTCGCGGTAGAAAGTAATTTTAGTGTAAAACTAGTTGGCGAGGATTTCGTGAATATAATTACCCTACGGGACTTTTATAACCTTATTGAAAGAAAACTGGATCAATAA
- a CDS encoding lipid A biosynthesis acyltransferase, whose amino-acid sequence MATEWEGKSKGTLLGYKLFIFFLTTFGINRAYFILRFVVAYYFIFSPSSSKAIYYYFKRRLRYTRAKSIASIYKSYYMLGRVLTDRVAISTKFRDKFTYTHDGIEHIDYLLKENKGGILISGHIGNFEVSHYFLQDRYSISKIFMVTTHAEHANIREYMDGLVAESSMKFIVVQEDMSHIFEIHTALDQGGLVVFTGDRYLPGSKILTQEFLGAEADFPLGPYLLASRLKVPVLFVYVMKGPKKEYHLYARKAIAKARDPQALLKEYTTSMEWILKKYPLQWFNYFDFWKDGSK is encoded by the coding sequence ATGGCAACGGAGTGGGAAGGGAAATCCAAGGGAACGCTTTTAGGTTACAAACTATTTATTTTCTTCCTAACTACTTTTGGTATAAACAGAGCCTATTTTATATTACGGTTTGTAGTAGCCTATTACTTTATATTTTCTCCAAGCAGCTCCAAAGCCATATACTATTATTTTAAAAGAAGATTAAGATATACCCGAGCAAAAAGTATTGCATCAATTTATAAAAGCTATTATATGCTGGGTCGTGTATTAACGGACAGGGTTGCGATATCCACAAAGTTCCGTGATAAATTTACCTATACCCATGATGGGATCGAACATATAGATTACCTTCTAAAGGAGAATAAGGGTGGTATACTTATAAGTGGTCACATAGGTAATTTTGAAGTTTCACATTACTTTTTACAAGACCGTTATTCCATTTCAAAAATCTTCATGGTCACAACGCACGCTGAACATGCCAACATCAGGGAATATATGGACGGTCTAGTGGCGGAATCGTCCATGAAATTTATTGTGGTACAGGAAGATATGTCACATATTTTTGAAATCCATACGGCTTTAGACCAGGGCGGATTGGTAGTTTTCACGGGAGATCGCTATCTTCCCGGTTCAAAAATACTTACGCAAGAATTTTTAGGTGCAGAAGCAGATTTTCCGCTAGGGCCTTACCTCTTAGCATCAAGGTTAAAAGTCCCGGTCCTGTTCGTTTACGTTATGAAAGGACCCAAAAAGGAATATCACCTCTATGCCAGAAAAGCCATTGCTAAGGCTAGAGATCCACAAGCGCTATTAAAAGAATATACGACCAGTATGGAGTGGATCCTTAAGAAGTACCCTTTACAGTGGTTCAACTATTTTGATTTTTGGAAAGACGGAAGTAAATAA
- a CDS encoding dialkylrecorsinol condensing enzyme DarA, which translates to MKEVLIIYYSQTGQLLDILENMARKIKGDDVTISYYEIIPEPVYEFPWKQEKFYDSFPESFLQIPDKFHPPKETILKKKYDLVILGYQVWFLTPSIPVNSFLKSRYASQILKDTPVITVLACRNMWIQAQEKMKRLLTDVGANLVGHIALVDKHINHVSVITISHWMFSGRKDRYLGIFPKPGVSDRDIREAERFGPPIKSALTSNNFKDLQNTIVKLGGVKINPFLVMTDKRGNILFSKWANLIIKKGGPGNPKRLKWITLFKYYLLFAIWVIAPIVFIVFLLTYLPSFKQRKTDKAYYASVALKEN; encoded by the coding sequence ATGAAAGAAGTTTTAATTATTTATTATTCCCAGACCGGACAACTCCTCGATATTTTGGAAAATATGGCGCGGAAAATAAAAGGAGACGATGTTACCATCTCTTATTACGAAATTATACCGGAACCCGTTTATGAATTTCCCTGGAAACAGGAAAAATTTTATGATAGCTTTCCAGAATCCTTCTTACAAATCCCCGATAAATTTCACCCTCCAAAAGAAACCATTCTCAAAAAAAAATATGACTTGGTCATACTCGGTTATCAAGTCTGGTTTTTAACACCCTCTATACCGGTTAACTCATTTTTAAAGTCCCGCTATGCTAGTCAAATTCTAAAGGATACTCCCGTAATAACCGTACTAGCCTGTAGAAACATGTGGATTCAAGCACAGGAAAAAATGAAGCGACTCCTTACGGATGTAGGAGCAAATCTTGTAGGCCATATAGCTCTAGTGGATAAGCATATTAACCATGTGAGCGTTATTACCATTTCGCACTGGATGTTCTCGGGAAGAAAAGACCGTTATTTAGGTATTTTCCCAAAACCAGGTGTATCCGACAGGGACATACGGGAGGCGGAAAGGTTTGGGCCACCCATAAAATCAGCCTTGACTTCGAACAATTTTAAAGATTTACAAAACACTATTGTAAAATTAGGAGGAGTTAAAATCAACCCCTTCTTGGTGATGACGGACAAACGTGGAAATATTCTTTTTTCCAAATGGGCCAATCTCATCATAAAGAAAGGAGGGCCTGGTAATCCCAAACGTTTAAAATGGATTACTTTGTTTAAATATTACCTGTTATTTGCCATATGGGTCATAGCACCAATAGTTTTTATCGTATTTTTGTTGACCTATTTACCGAGTTTTAAACAAAGAAAAACAGACAAGGCCTACTATGCCTCAGTAGCCTTAAAAGAGAATTGA
- a CDS encoding beta-ketoacyl-ACP synthase III encodes MKDVFITKISKFLPNRPVSNEDMEAKLGFIDGKSSKARRIVLRNNQIKERYYALDANGEVTHNNAQLTKEAIELLCDDEFTTKDIQLLSCGTSSPDQILPSHTAMVHGFLENGNMEINSPSGACCAGMSALKYGYLSVMTAQVENAVCAGSERTSSWMKSDVFENEVAHLKDLEDNPILAFNKEFLRWMLSDGAGAVLLESEPKGKNPLRINWMEAYSYAFEMEACMYAGAEKKENGHLQPWSEFPASEWAKMSLFAMKQDTRLLGDNILVKGVDSLKQAYEKHGIGPDDVDYYLPHISSYYFKEGLYKELEKQGIPMPWNKWFLNLSHVGNVGAASIYVMLEELVSSGKLKKGDRILLHVPESARFSYMYAYLTVC; translated from the coding sequence ATGAAGGACGTATTTATTACCAAAATCTCTAAATTTTTACCGAACAGACCCGTTTCCAATGAAGACATGGAGGCTAAATTGGGATTTATAGATGGTAAGAGCTCTAAAGCGCGCCGTATAGTCCTTAGAAACAATCAGATCAAGGAACGCTATTACGCATTGGATGCTAATGGCGAAGTTACCCATAACAATGCTCAACTTACTAAAGAGGCAATTGAATTGCTATGTGATGACGAATTCACTACAAAAGACATTCAATTGTTATCCTGCGGAACATCTAGTCCGGATCAGATTCTTCCATCTCATACTGCAATGGTCCATGGTTTCCTTGAAAATGGGAATATGGAAATCAACTCGCCTTCAGGTGCCTGTTGTGCTGGAATGAGCGCACTTAAATATGGTTATTTATCAGTGATGACAGCGCAAGTCGAAAATGCTGTTTGCGCAGGTTCCGAGCGCACTTCTTCGTGGATGAAGTCTGATGTATTTGAAAACGAAGTAGCACATTTAAAAGACCTAGAAGACAATCCTATTCTAGCATTTAACAAAGAATTCTTAAGGTGGATGCTATCCGATGGCGCAGGTGCCGTATTACTGGAATCGGAGCCAAAAGGCAAAAATCCATTACGAATAAATTGGATGGAAGCCTATTCTTACGCCTTTGAAATGGAAGCCTGCATGTATGCAGGAGCGGAGAAAAAAGAAAATGGACACCTTCAGCCATGGAGCGAGTTCCCGGCCAGTGAATGGGCTAAGATGTCCTTGTTCGCAATGAAACAGGACACCAGGCTCCTTGGAGACAATATTTTGGTAAAAGGTGTGGATAGTTTAAAGCAGGCCTATGAAAAACACGGAATAGGACCTGATGATGTTGATTACTACCTTCCACATATATCTTCTTACTACTTTAAGGAAGGGCTTTATAAAGAGTTGGAAAAGCAAGGCATACCTATGCCATGGAATAAATGGTTCTTGAACCTCTCGCATGTGGGCAATGTTGGTGCGGCATCTATTTATGTCATGTTAGAAGAACTGGTTTCTAGCGGAAAGCTAAAGAAGGGAGATAGAATTTTATTGCATGTCCCGGAAAGCGCTCGTTTCTCCTATATGTATGCTTATTTAACCGTTTGCTAG
- a CDS encoding ABC transporter permease, with the protein MEDNGRKIDIKKFLPHRPPMLLVSNMPYIDDTSVTTEFYIEGDCLFVEDNILMEAGLIENAAQTCSAIVGQGYFDKEDLEGTSNKLIGYISAIKRVIIHQLPRVGDILVTRANLISRYDTGNLSICTIDCATFRNDDLIVDCTLNCLIHEV; encoded by the coding sequence ATGGAAGACAACGGGCGAAAAATAGATATTAAGAAATTCTTGCCCCATAGACCACCCATGTTACTGGTAAGTAACATGCCCTATATAGATGATACTTCTGTAACTACTGAATTTTATATTGAAGGGGACTGTCTCTTTGTCGAGGATAATATTTTGATGGAAGCAGGCTTAATAGAGAACGCTGCACAAACCTGTTCCGCCATTGTAGGTCAAGGATATTTTGACAAAGAGGATTTAGAAGGAACAAGCAATAAACTCATTGGTTATATAAGTGCCATTAAACGCGTTATCATTCATCAATTACCACGAGTAGGTGATATTTTGGTGACAAGAGCAAATTTAATATCTCGTTATGACACGGGTAATCTTAGTATTTGCACTATAGATTGCGCTACTTTTAGAAATGATGATTTAATTGTAGATTGTACATTAAATTGTCTCATTCACGAAGTATAA
- a CDS encoding BtrH N-terminal domain-containing protein: MSKEPKINFTHNQSAHCENGVVSNLMRHQGFEISEPMVFGIGSGLLFSYLPFLKVNYAPVFTYRSMPGFIFNKFAKRVGVKMKKEKFKNPAAAKARLDENLAKNNPVGLQVGVYNLVYFPDEYRFHFNAHNMVVYGKQDDRYLISDPVMEEVTSLSSKELEKVRFAKGAFAPKGHMYYPTEFPKELELKKAITKGIKQTSRDMTAPVPIVGVKAMRWVAKNIRKWPKKLGPKKANHYLGQLVRMQEEIGTGGGGFRYIYAAFLQEASEVLQNEKLLELSKEMTSIGDAWRDFAVDASRIYKNRNAKSGGYEDVAIQLEEIADREEVFFKTLKKAV; this comes from the coding sequence ATGTCTAAAGAACCAAAAATAAATTTTACCCACAACCAGTCCGCGCATTGCGAGAACGGTGTAGTCTCCAATCTTATGAGACATCAAGGCTTTGAAATAAGCGAGCCTATGGTCTTTGGAATTGGTTCTGGCTTATTGTTCAGCTATCTACCTTTCTTAAAGGTGAATTATGCGCCTGTATTTACCTATCGTTCCATGCCGGGCTTTATATTCAATAAGTTCGCTAAACGAGTAGGAGTGAAGATGAAAAAGGAAAAGTTCAAGAACCCGGCAGCTGCAAAAGCGCGGTTGGATGAGAACTTGGCCAAGAACAATCCCGTTGGTTTACAGGTAGGTGTGTATAATCTGGTTTATTTTCCGGACGAATACCGCTTTCATTTCAACGCACATAATATGGTCGTATACGGCAAACAGGATGACCGCTATTTGATAAGCGACCCTGTTATGGAAGAGGTTACCAGTCTTTCCAGTAAGGAGTTAGAAAAAGTACGCTTTGCCAAAGGCGCTTTCGCACCCAAGGGGCATATGTACTATCCTACCGAATTTCCCAAGGAGTTAGAACTAAAGAAGGCGATAACCAAAGGAATTAAACAGACTAGCAGGGATATGACTGCGCCTGTACCTATTGTTGGGGTAAAGGCAATGCGTTGGGTTGCCAAGAACATTAGAAAATGGCCAAAAAAATTGGGACCGAAAAAAGCGAATCACTATTTGGGACAGCTTGTTCGTATGCAAGAAGAGATTGGAACAGGAGGAGGAGGATTCCGATATATTTATGCGGCTTTTTTGCAAGAGGCAAGTGAAGTATTACAAAATGAAAAACTATTGGAGCTTTCCAAAGAAATGACCTCAATTGGAGATGCTTGGCGCGATTTTGCCGTAGACGCTTCTAGAATTTATAAAAATAGAAATGCCAAGAGCGGCGGATACGAAGATGTTGCCATACAACTGGAAGAAATAGCGGATCGCGAAGAAGTCTTTTTTAAAACACTCAAAAAGGCGGTCTAA
- a CDS encoding HmuY family protein: MKMTLKFFTFFLLATVFISCDNEDDEPPLVAVESQTASNIPAPQTGGQPSDEPVGGPFTKFNFATGAVTTSDTEWDIAFRGTTIAVNGGVVTGTNDEPAREGEAGAAIATGTFASITDAASYTFAQDSDSGFAIPTGSDNGWYNYNFMTNVIAPIPGKVLVIRTSDGRYAKVEILSYYKDAPAQPDGFADESRFYTFNYVYNPNEGQTSLE; encoded by the coding sequence ATGAAGATGACCCTTAAATTTTTTACCTTTTTTCTTTTAGCAACTGTATTTATTTCATGTGATAACGAGGACGACGAACCTCCTTTAGTTGCCGTGGAGAGCCAAACTGCCAGTAATATTCCAGCGCCTCAAACGGGTGGTCAACCTTCGGATGAACCGGTAGGAGGTCCATTCACTAAATTTAACTTTGCCACGGGAGCGGTTACCACTAGTGATACGGAATGGGATATAGCCTTTCGAGGAACAACTATTGCCGTAAACGGTGGGGTAGTTACAGGCACCAATGATGAACCTGCAAGAGAAGGTGAGGCTGGAGCGGCAATAGCTACCGGTACTTTTGCCAGTATTACCGACGCCGCTAGTTACACCTTTGCGCAAGATTCCGATAGTGGTTTCGCTATCCCCACAGGAAGCGATAATGGCTGGTACAATTATAATTTTATGACTAACGTAATTGCGCCTATTCCAGGAAAAGTTTTGGTGATTAGAACTAGTGACGGTAGATATGCCAAAGTTGAGATTCTAAGTTATTATAAAGATGCGCCTGCACAGCCAGACGGTTTTGCGGATGAATCTCGTTTTTATACTTTCAATTATGTATATAATCCGAACGAAGGCCAGACTTCTTTAGAATAA